A stretch of DNA from Bacteroidales bacterium:
CAAGCCGTACAAAAGCTCACATTGAAAGCGTACAGCCCGAATACAATCAATACTTATAAATCTGAACTTATTTATTTCTTAAAATACTTTGAAACTTTTGATTTAAAAAACATTACAAAAGAACAAATTGAAAGTTATATCTTTTATATGATTACAAAATATAAAATCAGTGAAAGCAAACAAAATACAGCAATTAATGCAATCAAATTCTATTACGAACAAGTACTTGATATGCCGAGGGAATATTACGACATTCAAAGGCCCAAAAGAGCGAAAACTTTACCGGATGTTTTAAGTCAAAAAGAAGTTTATAAACTTATAAATTCTCTTGAAAATTTAAAGCACAAAGCTATTTTATATACAATTTACGGTTGCGGATTAAGAATGAATGAATTGCTGAATTTAAGAGCTGATGATATTAGATCAGATGATATGTATATTTTCATTAAGGGAGCAAAAGGGAAGAAAGACAGAAGAGTAATACTGTCAAAAATATTGCTTTTAATTCTGCGAAAATATTACATAAAATACAAACCTGCATATTGGCTTTTTGAGGGGCAAACAGGCGGAAAATACAGTGCAACAAGTGTTCAGAAAATATTTAGAAAGGCACAACAAAAATCAGGAGTAAATCCTTGGTCAACACCACATACATTGCGACATTCCTTTGCTACACACATGTTAGAAAACGGCGAAAATTTAAGAAATATCCAACTTCTTCTCGGACATGAAAGCAGCAAAACTACAGAAATCTACACACATATTATGAATGTAACCGACAAAAAAATTAAAAATCCTTTGGATATTATAATGAAAAATAATAATTTTGGAAATTAAATATAAAAAAGCAATTTCAAACACAAAAAAAACAGTATGCACAAAGTCGATATTAACCACACTGTTGTGTTTAATGCACTGTTGTGTTTATGTAATAGAATATTTGAGTTGTTTTAATACAAATGTTATGATGCAATTAAGAATAAAAAAGTTCTTTTAAAAATAAGCAAGCTGCAAAACCTGACTGAAAGTTTGATATTTCAAATGATGAGCAAAAAAAGTCTGTAA
This window harbors:
- a CDS encoding site-specific integrase; this encodes MKLVIYSPYHKSKRIKIFIPYEMTEERKLLKTVAGRFYHKQQKLWSIPNTKENFELLKTVFNGKYKITDENTPAKIPKFTLKEKSVKALYQAVQKLTLKAYSPNTINTYKSELIYFLKYFETFDLKNITKEQIESYIFYMITKYKISESKQNTAINAIKFYYEQVLDMPREYYDIQRPKRAKTLPDVLSQKEVYKLINSLENLKHKAILYTIYGCGLRMNELLNLRADDIRSDDMYIFIKGAKGKKDRRVILSKILLLILRKYYIKYKPAYWLFEGQTGGKYSATSVQKIFRKAQQKSGVNPWSTPHTLRHSFATHMLENGENLRNIQLLLGHESSKTTEIYTHIMNVTDKKIKNPLDIIMKNNNFGN